Proteins encoded by one window of Rubrobacter indicoceani:
- a CDS encoding TrlF family AAA-like ATPase: MKETSTLAYPGGSTWCKWDLHVHTPESLVQDYGGSNKAVWEKFLQDLESLPPEFKVLGINDYIFLDGYKKVLKEKRQGRLENIELLLPVVELRLDKFGGTESGLSRVNYHVIFSDEVDADTIEHHLINTLSNSFRLAPDHASLARKWNSNITRKSLEELGKLITESTPKEKRGGNLSPLHVGFSNLTFKLEDIRERLDFHHFEGRHLTAVGKTEWANIKWNSHAADKKDVINAADLVFVASKTPGEWKSAKDSLRQAGVNDLLLDCSDAHRFSSAFTQKDRIGNCHTWIKAAPTFEGLLHALEEPDERIFVGEEPLKVGIVRKNATKYVQSVSIGKVASSSLDERWFDDRIEFNADFVAIIGNKGSGKSALVDVLGLLGDTKQADAFSFLKKDKFKEPKDNKAEHFEATLTWKSGKQVTKRLDDEVDGYAVESIKYIPQSYLETICNEVARGEGKKFREELESVIFSHVGDADRLDTQSLGELLDYKTHETHEAMDALAGELSSLNVRIVALEKRSTEDYRKNLERRLDAKREELAAHEEAKPREVPRPGTNPESQEREADVSDELERAKLERQLWVELIAAEQAELKRLTRLLSASEKAISGVENIRHRYLTAEAELSEGLNELGIETGEVVELKVDLTPLEEARKLYELLRDRSDELLDADNLDGHAERLGSAEEDILALQAQLDTLGKEHEAYLSALEAWNVRRQELVGSEDTIGSLKHTERLVSDLKEVPQRLQDAYRLRRKKAAEIHREITRLADIYRDLYDPVQRFIEGHPLAEGKFDLNFEVSIAEEGFENRFFDQINRGKSGSFWGPDGGSLLAEILDKYDFQDEASMLEFLDDVVGHLRCDKRAGNGGQIEVSEQLKQGYSPQSLYDYVFSLDYLKPRYSLRMGDKELSQLSPGERGTLLLLFYLLIDKEDGPLVIDQPDENLDNQTISELLVPCIREAKKHRQLFLVTHNPNIAVVGDAEQIVWASIDRKGGNSITYTSGPLEDFDINETAVNVLEGTMPAFDNRRSKYRTKRAE; the protein is encoded by the coding sequence ATGAAGGAGACATCGACTTTAGCGTACCCGGGAGGATCGACTTGGTGTAAGTGGGACCTCCACGTGCACACCCCCGAGTCGTTGGTGCAGGACTACGGCGGAAGCAACAAGGCCGTATGGGAAAAGTTTCTACAGGACTTAGAGTCGTTGCCGCCTGAGTTCAAGGTTCTTGGCATCAACGACTACATTTTTCTCGACGGCTACAAAAAGGTGCTCAAGGAGAAGAGACAAGGTCGCCTAGAGAACATCGAGCTTCTGCTTCCAGTCGTAGAGTTGCGCCTGGACAAGTTCGGAGGAACGGAGTCTGGCCTCAGCCGAGTCAACTACCATGTCATCTTCTCCGACGAGGTGGACGCCGACACTATCGAGCACCACCTGATCAACACGCTCTCTAACAGCTTTCGGCTGGCGCCGGACCACGCGAGTCTGGCCAGGAAGTGGAACTCGAACATCACCAGAAAGAGCTTAGAAGAACTCGGCAAACTCATCACCGAATCCACACCAAAGGAAAAGAGAGGCGGTAACCTTTCACCTCTGCACGTAGGCTTCAGCAACCTCACCTTCAAGCTGGAAGACATCCGCGAAAGGTTAGACTTCCACCACTTCGAAGGCAGGCATCTTACCGCTGTCGGCAAGACCGAATGGGCGAACATCAAGTGGAACTCGCACGCGGCCGACAAGAAGGACGTGATCAACGCAGCCGACCTAGTTTTCGTCGCGTCCAAGACGCCGGGCGAGTGGAAGAGTGCTAAGGACTCGCTGCGCCAAGCCGGTGTGAACGACCTGCTGCTGGACTGCAGCGATGCGCACCGGTTCTCGAGTGCTTTCACGCAGAAGGACAGGATCGGGAATTGCCACACGTGGATCAAGGCCGCCCCAACCTTTGAGGGACTTCTGCATGCCCTTGAGGAACCTGACGAGCGCATCTTCGTTGGTGAGGAGCCCCTAAAGGTGGGAATCGTTAGGAAGAACGCGACGAAGTACGTCCAGTCCGTGAGTATCGGCAAGGTCGCCAGTTCATCGCTTGATGAGAGATGGTTCGACGACCGGATTGAGTTCAACGCCGACTTCGTAGCAATCATCGGGAACAAGGGCAGCGGCAAGAGTGCTCTAGTGGACGTTCTCGGACTGCTGGGTGATACGAAGCAAGCAGATGCCTTCTCTTTTCTCAAGAAGGACAAGTTCAAAGAGCCTAAGGACAACAAGGCCGAGCATTTCGAGGCCACCCTGACCTGGAAGAGCGGCAAGCAAGTCACGAAGAGGTTGGACGACGAAGTCGACGGCTATGCTGTGGAGTCGATCAAGTACATCCCCCAGAGCTACCTGGAGACAATCTGCAACGAGGTGGCACGCGGGGAGGGCAAAAAGTTCCGTGAAGAACTCGAATCCGTAATCTTCTCCCACGTCGGGGACGCCGACCGGTTGGACACGCAGTCTCTCGGAGAACTCTTGGACTACAAGACCCACGAAACCCATGAAGCCATGGATGCGTTGGCGGGCGAACTCTCCTCGCTCAATGTGCGGATCGTCGCGCTGGAGAAACGCTCGACGGAGGACTACCGCAAGAACCTGGAGAGGCGCCTCGACGCGAAGCGTGAGGAGCTGGCCGCGCACGAAGAGGCGAAGCCGCGCGAGGTGCCCCGGCCCGGCACGAATCCCGAGTCCCAAGAGCGAGAGGCGGACGTCTCGGACGAACTCGAACGCGCGAAGTTAGAGCGACAACTCTGGGTGGAACTCATTGCGGCCGAACAGGCGGAGTTGAAGAGGCTCACCCGGCTCCTCTCGGCGTCCGAGAAGGCTATTTCGGGGGTCGAGAACATCCGCCACCGCTACCTGACGGCCGAGGCCGAATTGTCAGAGGGACTGAATGAGCTTGGGATCGAAACGGGCGAGGTGGTGGAGCTCAAGGTGGACCTCACCCCCCTGGAGGAGGCCCGGAAGTTGTACGAACTACTCAGAGACCGCTCCGACGAACTGCTGGACGCCGACAACCTCGACGGCCACGCGGAGAGACTGGGGTCGGCCGAGGAGGACATCCTGGCCCTCCAGGCGCAGCTGGACACACTGGGCAAGGAACACGAGGCGTACCTCTCTGCTTTGGAGGCGTGGAACGTCCGTCGTCAGGAGTTGGTGGGCTCCGAAGACACCATAGGGTCCCTCAAGCACACCGAACGGCTTGTGAGTGACTTGAAGGAGGTTCCCCAAAGACTGCAAGACGCCTACCGTTTGCGACGCAAGAAGGCCGCTGAGATACACCGTGAGATCACGAGGCTCGCCGACATATACCGCGACTTGTACGATCCTGTGCAGAGGTTCATCGAAGGCCACCCGCTCGCCGAGGGCAAGTTCGACCTCAATTTCGAGGTTTCCATCGCGGAGGAGGGCTTCGAGAATCGCTTCTTCGATCAGATAAATCGGGGAAAGAGCGGCTCTTTCTGGGGTCCTGATGGTGGCTCCCTGCTAGCGGAAATCTTGGACAAGTACGACTTCCAAGATGAGGCGAGCATGCTGGAGTTTCTGGACGACGTGGTTGGGCACCTACGCTGCGATAAAAGGGCGGGCAACGGGGGTCAGATCGAGGTGTCAGAACAGCTCAAGCAAGGCTACTCCCCTCAGTCCTTGTACGACTACGTCTTCTCCCTCGACTACTTAAAGCCTAGGTACTCGCTGCGGATGGGCGATAAGGAGCTTAGCCAGTTGTCTCCCGGAGAAAGGGGCACGCTCCTGCTCCTCTTCTACCTCTTGATCGACAAGGAAGACGGTCCGCTGGTGATCGACCAGCCTGACGAGAACCTAGACAACCAGACCATCTCGGAACTTCTGGTTCCGTGCATCAGGGAAGCCAAGAAGCACCGCCAGCTCTTCCTGGTCACTCACAACCCGAACATCGCTGTCGTGGGGGACGCCGAGCAAATAGTGTGGGCTTCCATCGACAGAAAGGGGGGCAATAGCATCACCTACACCTCCGGTCCTCTTGAGGACTTCGACATCAACGAGACGGCTGTAAACGTTTTGGAAGGCACCATGCCCGCCTTCGACAACCGGAGATCCAAGTATAGGACGAAAAGAGCGGAGTAG
- a CDS encoding competence protein CoiA family protein — MRIEQLKTISKTSDLKHQYAILDDKLLCAPDLQSAYGADSRHPDLRKIVWASKNRRLKCAVCGSILKRMFGSVKRWHFARFPGQVACDHENETVEHRRSKISLYEALSYSLGLEWSVSLEERLSNGRRPDVLATHVSGTRVAFEVQYSNLSAQDFQARHADYRSIGVRDVWMLGDRRQDLERDALRELLSATNGQRVIYIRTFSETEEVTVQEAIFEDPDNRVFGIGGYLEPGSVANGGIVGIWEHYGLQSLALASDGTFRTPADDRFDELQRSVATKIQLETKRREAEKLRLKRQRERLRKRREAEEARLQKQREQRRRREEEYERKRLAEQEKRRCEDRKWRESPKREIVLSRIGEELLAMFEVEREEDLHIYRPPGYWKSALYLSCIHDRPPKSFIDWLDVMNKAMNCPHDQARKGHFAREAVYEFRRILEREELIEFVRKDDKGYKRYWRTPPSIEEKQRAEKARQKAFRAEQQRKEREGDTRREALLKRLQENAALRRPAPPEISPDSTTPFVEPLSAEQRRSREAAKAKWIDSEDRRVLAENVGQKLMNVLESDHDADRYILVHPGEWKGFLYTLFLQGKPYGEKLDIRAMTEIILKRYAVGDLGKVVTATVGFLDTICTRNAGLHKIDRDDYVTATPAKIWRCAEGALGKTFR; from the coding sequence ATGCGCATAGAGCAGTTGAAGACGATCTCAAAAACTTCCGATCTCAAGCATCAGTACGCCATTCTGGACGACAAACTTCTCTGCGCCCCGGATCTCCAGTCCGCGTACGGCGCAGATAGCCGACATCCCGACCTTCGGAAGATTGTATGGGCATCCAAGAATCGTCGTCTCAAGTGTGCGGTCTGTGGCTCGATCCTCAAGCGCATGTTTGGTTCGGTGAAGAGGTGGCATTTTGCCCGGTTTCCGGGTCAGGTTGCGTGCGATCACGAGAACGAAACTGTCGAACATCGCCGCTCCAAGATCTCACTCTACGAAGCTCTCTCATATTCACTCGGTCTTGAGTGGAGCGTTTCGCTGGAGGAACGTCTATCGAATGGTCGTCGCCCGGACGTTCTCGCTACTCACGTCAGCGGGACGAGGGTCGCCTTCGAAGTGCAGTATTCGAACCTCTCCGCTCAGGACTTCCAAGCTCGTCACGCCGACTACAGGAGCATCGGCGTTCGAGATGTGTGGATGCTCGGAGACAGACGGCAGGATCTGGAGCGCGATGCCTTGCGTGAACTCCTGAGTGCTACAAACGGCCAGCGAGTTATCTATATCAGAACGTTTAGTGAAACGGAAGAGGTCACGGTACAGGAGGCGATTTTTGAAGATCCGGACAATAGAGTCTTCGGTATAGGTGGATACCTCGAACCCGGCTCGGTGGCGAACGGAGGTATCGTTGGTATCTGGGAGCATTACGGTCTTCAAAGTCTGGCACTGGCATCTGATGGAACCTTCCGCACACCGGCTGATGATCGCTTCGATGAACTCCAGAGAAGTGTCGCAACAAAGATTCAGCTTGAAACAAAACGCAGGGAGGCCGAGAAACTTCGTCTCAAAAGACAGCGTGAACGCTTGCGTAAGCGTCGAGAAGCCGAGGAAGCCCGTCTTCAAAAACAGCGTGAACAGAGACGCAGAAGAGAAGAAGAGTATGAACGCAAACGCCTGGCAGAGCAAGAGAAAAGGAGGTGCGAGGATAGGAAATGGCGTGAGTCCCCTAAACGAGAGATCGTTCTATCTAGGATAGGTGAAGAGCTGCTCGCAATGTTCGAGGTCGAGCGGGAAGAGGATCTCCACATCTATCGACCGCCCGGATACTGGAAGTCGGCTCTGTACCTCTCCTGTATACACGATAGACCCCCGAAATCCTTCATAGACTGGCTCGACGTAATGAACAAGGCTATGAATTGCCCGCACGATCAGGCTCGAAAAGGACACTTTGCACGGGAAGCGGTTTATGAGTTTCGTCGTATTCTGGAGCGAGAAGAGCTGATCGAGTTCGTCCGCAAAGATGACAAGGGTTACAAACGGTACTGGAGAACTCCACCTTCCATCGAAGAGAAGCAGCGGGCGGAGAAAGCTCGCCAGAAAGCATTTCGAGCAGAACAGCAGCGCAAAGAACGAGAAGGAGATACTCGCCGGGAAGCATTACTGAAGAGACTTCAGGAGAACGCCGCCCTGCGAAGACCTGCCCCTCCCGAAATCTCTCCCGACAGTACCACGCCATTTGTCGAACCTCTTTCGGCTGAGCAGCGCAGGAGCAGAGAAGCAGCCAAGGCAAAATGGATTGACTCCGAAGACCGTAGGGTGTTAGCAGAGAATGTCGGACAGAAGCTCATGAACGTTCTTGAGAGCGACCATGACGCGGATCGCTATATTCTGGTTCATCCGGGAGAGTGGAAGGGTTTTCTATACACCCTGTTTCTACAAGGCAAACCATACGGAGAAAAACTCGACATCCGAGCTATGACGGAGATCATCTTAAAGAGATATGCAGTCGGAGATCTAGGTAAAGTCGTAACCGCGACAGTTGGATTTCTGGACACGATTTGTACGAGAAACGCAGGATTGCACAAAATAGACAGGGACGACTACGTTACCGCAACGCCCGCAAAGATCTGGAGATGCGCAGAAGGCGCGTTGGGTAAAACATTTAGATAG
- a CDS encoding ImmA/IrrE family metallo-endopeptidase, which yields MGTRRALLELGPETFAAEARQRLGLGVQPVWDMVALMEEEGIFVVEAPFESNNLFGAFTYSQEIGSCVLINTHCTKGRQTTTAAHEYCHSLKDREMVKAIVCGRHNENEEVERYAYAFARHFLMPREGVLQVLDDLGSLSGGIDEKTVIHLRWHFRVSYSVALLHLMQLGFVKRSDYDRLKDIGSVWSLDRRLGYNPDEDRKEELKQDEEPLRRPRPLVELAVRSYENERITLSRFAEVMGIDRVAAADFLEEVGVPLRLSGQEEMVGESRLA from the coding sequence ATGGGTACTAGAAGAGCTTTGCTGGAACTGGGGCCAGAGACCTTTGCCGCAGAGGCTCGCCAGCGGCTTGGGTTAGGCGTGCAGCCTGTGTGGGACATGGTCGCGCTTATGGAGGAGGAGGGAATCTTTGTCGTCGAAGCTCCCTTCGAGAGCAACAACCTGTTCGGTGCTTTCACCTACTCGCAGGAAATCGGCTCGTGCGTCCTGATAAACACTCACTGTACCAAGGGCCGTCAGACCACCACTGCTGCCCACGAGTATTGTCACAGTCTCAAGGATAGAGAGATGGTGAAGGCTATCGTCTGCGGTCGGCACAATGAGAACGAGGAGGTTGAGCGTTACGCCTACGCTTTTGCCAGACACTTCCTGATGCCCCGTGAGGGGGTGCTACAGGTACTCGACGACCTCGGATCTCTGAGCGGTGGTATCGACGAAAAAACCGTCATTCATCTCAGGTGGCATTTCAGAGTGAGTTACAGTGTGGCTCTGCTACACCTTATGCAGCTCGGTTTCGTAAAGCGATCGGACTATGATCGCTTGAAAGACATTGGCAGTGTGTGGTCTCTGGATCGTCGCCTGGGCTATAACCCGGACGAGGATCGTAAGGAAGAACTGAAGCAGGACGAGGAGCCGCTAAGGCGTCCGAGACCTTTGGTGGAGCTTGCGGTCAGGTCGTATGAGAATGAGAGGATAACCCTCTCGCGATTCGCGGAAGTTATGGGAATTGACAGGGTTGCGGCGGCAGACTTTCTGGAAGAGGTAGGGGTGCCTTTGCGTCTCTCCGGGCAGGAAGAAATGGTCGGCGAGTCCCGGCTCGCCTAG
- a CDS encoding helix-turn-helix domain-containing protein, which produces MVGRRELAARIADARERAGVSQAEVSERLKLPRSAISKMENGEQRIEGLILATMAQLYGVPIASLLESGNEAEIDCGRLPTEALLRSAGDVEPMDHRVLDEFLGMCRDQADLRRSLEEAIDGY; this is translated from the coding sequence ATGGTTGGACGTAGAGAGCTTGCCGCGAGGATCGCCGATGCGAGGGAGCGAGCGGGCGTCAGTCAGGCGGAGGTTTCCGAGAGGCTGAAGCTGCCGCGTAGTGCGATCTCCAAGATGGAGAATGGTGAGCAGAGAATAGAGGGGCTCATCCTCGCCACAATGGCGCAGCTGTACGGGGTTCCTATAGCGTCGCTTTTGGAGAGTGGAAACGAAGCTGAGATCGACTGCGGAAGGCTTCCGACCGAGGCGCTGCTTCGCTCTGCAGGGGATGTAGAGCCGATGGACCATAGGGTACTCGACGAGTTTCTGGGTATGTGCCGGGATCAAGCAGATCTCAGACGGTCGTTGGAGGAGGCTATCGATGGGTACTAG
- the qatA gene encoding Qat anti-phage system ATPase QatA, whose translation MWSDNEADVDLLRYAYLASGVSRIVGSKHLLPTTVGVFGDWGSGKSSLLKMIQKDLEVEPEVMCLTFDGWLFEGYEDAKTALMGTILDAVQDRVKEDATLREKVSERLKDLRQRIDWLRLAAMTGRFAIPVLTGLPDSGGGVDPSGMAGDIASGANTLTPADAQGLLDKVPKGEENLRRNIREFREDFAKLLAEAKIKTLVVFIDDLDRCMPDTIIETLEAIKLFLFVPGTAFVLGADERLVEYAVRLRFPELPNAEIEVGRNYLEKLVQFPMRIPPLNTVEVQSYANLLFAQLDLGPDSNDYKKVCEAVARSGADSVSELSFDLQAARSLLSETSVPPQLELDLDLAAQVAPMLAPGLGGNPRRVKRFLNTLLLRMALAEDRGLELQRQVLAKLMMLEYVRPGFFKKLAELQANQGGKPNELVETHLKEHLGSESDDPKANGREGSDEASKSRSGARSRSKTEGKPRTPTQEDLSADVRTWLADDWMRKWLASEPTLEAIDLRPYFYVAHDKLGALDGSPLKLTPAAVEVLNRLLSDQGATRRLGLNRSEQLNAPEANAVFQALAERIRRSETLGPGSPQVVLFELLEHRPELVPQLVALYESLPEPKITLETPGLLRQVAEGTPSAAAARGLIGRWSRSAAKTELAGAAETILDRPWEGS comes from the coding sequence GTGTGGTCGGACAACGAGGCCGACGTAGATCTCCTACGCTACGCTTACCTGGCGTCCGGTGTATCCAGGATAGTGGGATCTAAGCATTTGCTACCGACGACAGTCGGTGTGTTCGGCGATTGGGGCAGCGGCAAGTCTAGTCTGCTCAAGATGATCCAGAAGGATCTTGAGGTGGAGCCAGAGGTCATGTGCCTGACCTTCGACGGCTGGCTGTTCGAAGGCTACGAGGACGCGAAGACCGCCCTGATGGGCACCATACTCGACGCCGTCCAAGACCGCGTGAAGGAGGACGCCACCCTTCGAGAGAAGGTTAGTGAGCGTCTGAAGGACCTGAGGCAGCGGATCGACTGGCTGCGGCTTGCGGCCATGACTGGCAGATTTGCGATACCCGTGCTGACAGGCTTGCCGGATTCAGGCGGGGGCGTGGACCCATCCGGGATGGCGGGGGACATCGCAAGCGGGGCCAATACCCTAACCCCCGCTGATGCGCAGGGTCTACTCGACAAGGTTCCCAAAGGCGAGGAGAACCTGCGCCGCAACATTCGAGAGTTCCGTGAGGATTTCGCGAAGCTCTTGGCGGAAGCGAAGATAAAGACCCTCGTGGTCTTCATCGACGACCTGGACCGCTGCATGCCGGACACGATCATCGAGACTCTCGAAGCTATCAAGCTCTTCCTCTTTGTGCCCGGCACGGCTTTCGTGCTGGGGGCCGATGAGCGCCTCGTGGAGTACGCGGTGCGCCTGCGGTTCCCCGAGTTGCCGAACGCCGAGATCGAGGTGGGCCGGAACTACCTCGAGAAGCTGGTGCAGTTCCCGATGAGGATACCTCCGCTCAATACCGTAGAGGTGCAATCCTACGCCAACCTGCTATTCGCGCAACTCGACCTTGGCCCCGATTCGAACGACTACAAGAAGGTCTGCGAGGCGGTGGCGCGGTCCGGGGCCGACAGCGTTTCGGAGCTATCGTTCGACCTCCAGGCCGCGCGGAGCCTCCTTTCCGAGACCTCCGTCCCCCCGCAGTTGGAGCTGGACCTCGACCTCGCTGCCCAGGTAGCGCCGATGCTAGCGCCGGGTCTGGGTGGTAATCCCCGACGCGTCAAGCGTTTCCTCAACACCTTGCTGTTGCGCATGGCGTTGGCCGAGGATCGCGGCTTGGAGTTGCAGCGGCAAGTTCTCGCCAAGCTCATGATGCTCGAGTACGTCAGGCCCGGTTTCTTCAAGAAGCTGGCCGAACTCCAGGCGAACCAAGGCGGCAAGCCGAACGAGTTGGTGGAGACACACCTCAAAGAGCACTTAGGGAGTGAAAGCGACGATCCGAAAGCAAACGGTCGGGAGGGTTCTGACGAGGCGAGCAAATCACGATCCGGGGCGCGCTCTCGTAGCAAGACGGAGGGCAAGCCACGCACGCCGACTCAAGAGGATCTTTCTGCCGACGTACGAACGTGGCTGGCCGACGATTGGATGCGGAAGTGGCTGGCGTCGGAGCCTACGCTGGAGGCCATCGACCTCCGCCCCTACTTCTACGTCGCGCACGACAAGCTGGGCGCACTCGATGGCTCGCCGCTGAAATTGACGCCGGCGGCCGTGGAGGTACTCAATCGACTCCTCAGCGACCAGGGGGCCACGCGCAGGCTAGGGCTCAATCGCTCCGAACAGCTCAACGCCCCAGAGGCCAACGCCGTGTTTCAGGCACTAGCGGAAAGGATACGGCGATCCGAAACACTGGGGCCGGGGTCACCGCAGGTAGTGCTGTTTGAATTGCTGGAGCACCGGCCCGAGCTCGTACCCCAACTGGTGGCCTTGTACGAGTCCCTGCCCGAACCAAAGATCACCCTCGAAACGCCCGGACTGCTGCGCCAAGTTGCGGAAGGCACGCCAAGCGCTGCGGCGGCGCGAGGTCTCATAGGGCGCTGGAGCAGGTCCGCCGCCAAGACGGAGCTCGCCGGTGCGGCGGAGACGATACTGGATCGTCCGTGGGAGGGCAGCTAA
- the qatB gene encoding Qat anti-phage system associated protein QatB, with protein MTRWARGDDSVSLGSVARSYVRASGGSRGATASSVSGRATTAKIGGFLADGLRNGFAQAAQNLGLVNLVGRDAQFVLASFIDLLVPAGALLEAAAARKAGIETLSELFRRFDVETNGLAALDALDSTGMLEVVQLSVTNFVNERFQQELVSRIERGAISEQRANTLSSEVKGFIAGIVKLDLRGVDPVGFDWRGAPGASFVARIYRAAYSLLGDAA; from the coding sequence ATGACCAGGTGGGCGCGCGGCGACGACTCTGTTTCGTTGGGTTCCGTCGCGCGGTCTTACGTTAGGGCCAGCGGAGGCTCTAGGGGAGCGACCGCGTCCTCCGTCTCCGGGAGAGCGACGACGGCCAAGATCGGCGGCTTCCTCGCGGATGGGCTGCGCAACGGCTTCGCGCAAGCGGCGCAAAACCTCGGGCTCGTGAACCTCGTCGGGCGTGACGCCCAGTTCGTCCTCGCCTCCTTCATAGACCTTCTGGTGCCGGCCGGGGCGTTGCTCGAGGCCGCCGCCGCACGCAAGGCGGGCATCGAGACCTTGTCGGAACTATTCAGGCGATTCGACGTCGAGACAAACGGACTCGCCGCGCTCGATGCTCTCGACTCCACAGGGATGCTGGAAGTGGTGCAACTTTCGGTCACAAATTTCGTGAACGAACGGTTCCAACAGGAGTTGGTCTCTCGGATCGAGAGAGGCGCCATCTCGGAACAGAGGGCCAACACGTTATCCAGCGAAGTAAAGGGGTTCATCGCGGGCATCGTCAAGCTGGACCTTAGGGGCGTTGATCCCGTCGGGTTTGACTGGCGCGGTGCTCCCGGGGCGTCGTTCGTGGCACGGATCTACCGGGCGGCATACTCGCTTCTCGGGGACGCCGCATGA